From a single Brassica napus cultivar Da-Ae chromosome C9, Da-Ae, whole genome shotgun sequence genomic region:
- the LOC106390016 gene encoding cysteine--tRNA ligase 2, cytoplasmic, translating into MNPFFSKRRRSMRKVIFFLSSLMMKKGWFDLASARHSMGTLRINSTLLDLKDHSAASTLQVTDQEEYLVDMGALNCLLPTDQPRLSEHMDDIIKMIEKIIENDCGYVMEGGDVFFSVDKSLDYGKLSGQRMEHTRASERESLDYGLGMKNFLW; encoded by the exons ATGAATCCATTCTTCTCAAAGAG AAGAAGATCGATGAGGAAGGTGATCTTCTTCCTGAGTTCGTTGATGATGAAGAAA GGATGGTTTGATCTAGCTAGTGCTCGACATTCTATGGGAACTTTACGTATCAACAGCACTCTCTTAGACCTCAAGGATCATTCTGCGGCTTCAACATTGCAAGTGACTGACCAAGAGG AGTATTTGGTTGATATGGGTGCTCTCAACTGCCTCCTTCCCACCGACCAGCCTCGACTCAGCGAACATATGGATGACATCATTAAGATGATTGAAAAG ATTATTGAGAATGATTGTGGGTATGTTATGGAAGGAGGCGATGTGTTCTTCTCTGTCGACAAATCACTAGACTATGGTAAGTTGTCAGGTCAGCGGATGGAACATACACGGGCTAGTGAGCGAGAATCACTAGACTATGGCCTTGGGATGAAGAATTTTCTTTGGTGA
- the LOC111206364 gene encoding basic leucine zipper 1-like, with the protein MANAEKTSSGSDIDEKKRKRKLSNRESARRSRLKKQKMMEDTIHEISTLERRIKEYSERCKVARRRLDSLESENAGLRSEKTWLLSYVRDLENMMATTSLTLTQSGGDEQEANADGDCRRRPWQQYGSDSLQPVASFKT; encoded by the coding sequence ATGGCAAACGCTGAGAAGACAAGTTCAGGTTCCGACATAGacgagaagaagaggaaacgCAAGTTGTCAAACCGCGAATCTGCTAGGAGATCACGTCTCAAGAAACAGAAGATGATGGAAGACACGATCCACGAGATCTCGACTCTTGAGAGACGAATCAAAGAGTACAGCGAGAGATGCAAAGTGGCGAGACGGAGGCTTGACTCGCTAGAGTCGGAAAACGCGGGTTTGAGATCGGAGAAGACGTGGCTTTTAAGCTACGTTAGAGATTTAGAGAATATGATGGCCACGACCTCCTTAACGCTGACGCAGAGTGGCGGCGATGAACAGGAGGCAAACGCGGATGGAGACTGTAGGCGTAGACCATGGCAGCAGTATGGTTCTGATTCTCTGCAACCAGTTGCGTCCTTCAAGACATGA
- the LOC106362608 gene encoding LOW QUALITY PROTEIN: protein trichome birefringence-like 4 (The sequence of the model RefSeq protein was modified relative to this genomic sequence to represent the inferred CDS: inserted 2 bases in 1 codon) — translation MADLKNLFLITKHQIFLTSLFFLSLFLLPSPSXLSPSLIVSSFTSRLLTAANFFSSPSSTSASSDTATLYTVSPRRIRVKNEFKKIELTSCDIFDGSWVFDDTKPVYSPGYCPFVEDKFNCFKNGRPDSGFLRYRWQPDGCSIPRFDGKKMLKILRGKRLVFVGDSLNRNMWESLVCSLRSALEDKNRVSKVSWRRSNLQNEGFYGFRFKDFGCSVDFIKSPFLVQESEVLDGYGKRKETLRLDVIQGSIKKIYKDADIIVFNTGHWWTHQKTYEGKDYYQEGNRVYEKLGVKEAYTKALHTWANWVDSNINMTKTRVFFVGYSSSHFRKGTWNAGGQCDGETRPIQNKTYTGGYPWMMKVVESVISDMKTPVFYMNITKMTWYRTDGHPSVYRQPVEVRGSSPATGMFQDCSHWCLPGVPDSWNQLLYATLLVSRGSLPYKSLGTLL, via the exons ATGGCGGATCTAAAGAACCTCTTCCTCATCACGAAGCACCAGATTTTTCTAACTTCactcttctttctctccctcTTCCTCCTCCCTTCTCCCAG TCTCTCTCCTTCGCTGATCGTCTCCAGCTTCACCTCTCGTCTTCTCACGGCCGCTAACTTCTTCTCCTCACCTTCTTCCACTTCAGCTTCTTCAGACACAGCCACTCTATACACCGTCTCTCCAAGAAGAATCCGAGTCAAGAACGAGTTCAAGAAGATAGAACTAACTTCTTGCGACATATTCGACGGAAGCTGGGTCTTTGACGATACTAAACCGGTTTACTCTCCCGGTTACTGCCCTTTCGTTGAAGATAAGTTCAACTGCTTCAAGAACGGTAGACCCGACTCGGGCTTTCTCCGTTATCGTTGGCAGCCTGACGGATGCTCGATTCCAAG ATTCGATGGGAAGAAGATGCTGAAGATTCTGAGAGGGAAGAGGCTTGTTTTCGTTGGAGATTCGTTGAATAGAAACATGTGGGAGTCTCTGGTTTGTTCACTTAGGTCAGCGTTGGAGGACAAGAACAGAGTTTCAAAGGTTTCTTGGAGAAGAAGTAATCTTCAGAACGAAGGGTTTTACGGTTTTAGATTCAAA GACTTTGGATGCTCTGTAGACTTCATCAAGTCACCGTTCCTCGTTCAAGAATCAGAGGTTTTAGATGGTTACGGGAAGAGGAAAGAGACGTTGAGGCTTGACGTGATCCAAGGATCGATCAAGAAGATATACAAAGACGCAGATATTATTGTGTTCAACACTGGTCACTGGTGGACTCACCAAAAAACATATGAAGG GAAAGATTATTACCAGGAGGGGAATCGAGTTTACGAGAAGTTAGGAGTGAAAGAAGCTTACACGAAAGCTCTTCATACGTGGGCTAATTGGGTTGATTCCAATATCAACATGACAAAAACTAGAGTCTTCTTCGTTGGTTACTCCTCTTCACATTTTAG AAAAGGGACGTGGAACGCAGGAGGGCAATGCGATGGAGAAACAAGACCGATACAAAACAAGACGTATACAGGAGGGTATCCATGGATGATGAAAGTGGTGGAATCAGTGATCTCGGACATGAAAACGCCTGTGTTTTACATGAACATCACGAAGATGACTTGGTACCGAACCGATGGTCACCCTTCGGTTTACAGACAGCCTGTGGAGGTACGAGGAAGTTCTCCAGCAACTGGAATGTTCCAAGATTGTAGCCACTGGTGTCTACCCGGAGTTCCAGACTCATGGAACCAGCTTCTTTATGCTACTCTGCTAGTTTCACGTGGTTCCTTGCCTTACAAGTCGCTTGGGACTCTCTTGTGA
- the LOC106365857 gene encoding beta-D-xylosidase 1 — protein MLHIINTRIHKTQIYKMSCNNRELLIGNKVVVTFVFLLCLVHSSESLRPLFACDSANELTRTLRFCQVNIPVRVRVQDLIGRLTLQEKIRLLVNNAAAVPRLGIGGYEWWSEALHGVSDVGPGAKFGGAFPGATSFPQVITTASSFNQSLWEEIGRVVSDEARAMYNGGVAGLTYWSPNVNILRDPRWGRGQETPGEDPVVVGKYAASYVRGLQGNGPNRLKVAACCKHYTAYDLDNWNGVDRFHFNAKVTQQDLEDTYNVPFRACVYDGNVASVMCSYNQVNGKPTCADENLLKNTIRGQWQLNGYIVSDCDSVDVFFNQQHYTATPEEAAAASIKAGLDLDCGPFLAIFTEGAVKKGLLTENDINLALTNTITVQMRLGMFDGNLGPYANLGPRDVCTPIHQHLALEAAHQGIVLLKNDGRSLPLSPTRHRTVAVIGPNSDVTETMIGNYAGKACAYTTPLQGISKYARTLHQAGCSGVACAGNQGFGAAEMAAREADATVLVMGLDQSIEAETRDRTGLLLPGYQQDLVTRVAQASKGPVILVLLSGGPIDVSLAKNNPRVAAIIWAGYPGQAGGAAIADIIFGAVSPGGKLPMTWYPQDYVVKVPMTLMAMRASGDYPGRTYRFYKGPVVFPFGFGLSYTTFTHSLAQNPLAQLSVSPYKLNSAIFNSSSNSIKVSHANCETFPKMPIHVEVSNTGEFDGTHTVFVFAEAPRNGIKGLGVNKQLIAFEKVHVTAGAKRTVQVDVDACKHLGVVDEYGKRRIPMGEHKLHIGDLKHTILVKPQL, from the exons ATGTTACATATAATCAACACACGCATAcacaaaacacaaatatataagaTGTCTTGTAATAACAGAGAATTATTAATCGGCAACAAAGTCGTAGTTACATTTGTATTTCTCTTATGTTTGGTTCACTCATCAGAATCACTTCGGCCACTGTTTGCATGCGACTCGGCAAATGAGTTAACCCGGACACTCCGGTTCTGTCAGGTCAATATACCGGTCCGCGTGAGGGTTCAAGACTTGATCGGACGGCTCACCTTGCAGGAGAAGATCCGCCTCCTCGTCAACAATGCCGCCGCTGTGCCACGCCTCGGTATTGGAGGCTATGAGTGGTGGTCCGAGGCTCTCCACGGCGTTTCTGACGTTGGTCCCGGAGCTAAGTTCGGTGGTGCGTTTCCCGGTGCCACCAGCTTTCCTCAGGTCATCACCACCGCATCTTCCTTCAACCAGTCTCTATGGGAAGAGATAGGACGG gtgGTGTCCGATGAGGCAAGAGCTATGTACAACGGAGGCGTTGCCGGTTTGACGTATTGGAGCCCAAATGTGAATATACTGAGGGACCCACGGTGGGGCCGTGGCCAGGAAACTCCAGGAGAAGATCCTGTTGTCGTCGGAAAATACGCCGCCAGCTACGTCCGGGGACTTCAGGGAAACGGCCCCAACCGCCTCAAAGTCGCTGCATGTTGCAAGCATTACACTGCTTATGATCTTGATAACTGGAATGGCGTCGACCGTTTCCATTTCAACGCAAAG GTCACCCAACAAGATTTAGAAGACACATACAATGTACCATTCAGAGCTTGTGTTTACGACGGAAATGTCGCGAGTGTTATGTGTTCGTACAATCAAGTCAATGGAAAGCCAACTTGTGCTGATGAAAATCTCTTAAAGAACACTATTCGTGGTCAGTGGCAACTCAACGG GTACATTGTATCAGATTGTGACTCCGTCGATGTTTTCTTCAATCAGCAACACTACACGGCAACTCCGGAAGAAGCCGCTGCTGCCTCAATCAAAGCTG GTCTGGATTTGGATTGTGGGCCGTTTTTGGCAATCTTCACTGAAGGAGCTGTGAAAAAAGGATTGTTGACAGAGAACGACATTAATTTAGCACTTACCAATACTATAACGGTCCAGATGAGGCTTGGTATGTTTGATGGTAATCTTGGCCCTTACGCTAATCTTGGGCCTAGAGATGTTTGTACTCCAATCCATCAACATTTAGCCCTTGAAGCGGCTCATCAAGGAATTGTTCTTCTCAAAAATGATGGCCGTTCTCTTCCACTCTCTCCTACGCGCCACCGTACCGTTGCCGTGATTGGACCTAACTCTGATGTCACTGAGACCATGATCGGAAACTATGCAG gGAAAGCTTGCGCTTATACGACACCATTACAAGGAATCTCAAAATACGCGAGGACACTTCACCAAGCTGGTTGTTCTGGCGTGGCTTGTGCAGGAAACCAAGGGTTTGGTGCAGCGGAGATGGCGGCACGTGAAGCAGACGCAACGGTTCTTGTAATGGGATTGGACCAGTCCATAGAGGCAGAGACAAGAGATCGAACCGGGCTGCTCTTACCGGGTTACCAACAAGACCTTGTGACCCGTGTGGCTCAAGCTTCTAAAGGTCCAGTCATTCTAGTCCTTTTGAGTGGTGGACCCATCGATGTATCATTGGCTAAGAACAATCCACGTGTCGCTGCCATTATTTGGGCCGGGTATCCGGGTCAAGCCGGTGGAGCTGCCATTGCTGATATAATATTTGGTGCTGTTAGCCCTG GAGGAAAACTACCAATGACATGGTATCCACAAGACTACGTGGTAAAAGTTCCAATGACGTTAATGGCCATGAGAGCATCTGGAGATTACCCAGGAAGGACCTACAGATTCTATAAAGGTCCAGTGGTATTTCCATTTGGTTTCGGTTTAAGTTACACTACCTTCACTCACAGTTTAGCCCAAAACCCACTAGCCCAATTATCAGTTTCACCTTACAAACTCAACTCTGCCATTTTCAACTCCTCATCTAACTCCATCAAAGTGTCTCATGCCAACTGCGAAACGTTTCCAAAAATGCCTATCCATGTTGAAGTATCAAACACAGGTGAATTCGACGGAACACACACGGTGTTCGTCTTTGCCGAGGCTCCGAGAAACGGGATAAAAGGACTGGGTGTGAACAAACAATTGATAGCGTTTGAGAAAGTTCATGTCACGGCAGGTGCAAAACGGACTGTTCAAGTCGATGTTGATGCTTGCAAGCATCTTGGTGTAGTGGATGAGTATGGTAAGAGGAGAATCCCAATGGGTGAACATAAGTTACACATTGGAGACCTTAAACATACTATTTTGGTCAAACCACAACTTTGA
- the LOC125592290 gene encoding uncharacterized protein LOC125592290, whose product MARKHISKEAGCLRCGNEDETVNHVLFRCPFARLVWAISPIPAPPEGKEYEARSVLTKASEDAEEWQGRKTVERSEAERTEVKRPININQDKRRVPPPKSWLKCNSDGAWHKDREISGLGWICRDENGNVLWAGARDVTRAASAILAEA is encoded by the exons ATGGCGCGCAAGCATATATCAAAAGAAGCTGGGTGTCTCAGATGTGGAAATGAAGATGAAACAGTAAATCATGTGCTCTTTCGGTGCCCTTTTGCTCGACTAGTGTGGGCTATCTCTCCAATTCCAGCTCCTCCTGAAG GGAAGGAGTATGAGGCGAGAAGTGTCCTAACAAAGGCAAGTGAGGATGCTGAGGAATGGCAGGGAAGGAAAACGGTAGAAAGAAGTGAGGCTGAAAGAACTGAGGTTAAGCGGCCCATAAACATTAACCAAGATAAGCGTAGGGTTCCTCCTCCTAAGAGTTGGCTGAAGTGTAATAGCGACGGCGCGTGGCATAAAGACAGAGAAATCAGCGGCTTAGGTTGGATATGCAGGGATGAGAATGGTAATGTTTTGTGGGCAGGGGCGAGAGATGTGACAAGAGCGGCATCAGCCATTCTTGCAGAAGCATAA